A window of the Diceros bicornis minor isolate mBicDic1 chromosome 28, mDicBic1.mat.cur, whole genome shotgun sequence genome harbors these coding sequences:
- the LOC131393177 gene encoding olfactory receptor 13C8 — MERTNDSLLTEFVLVGLSAHPKLQTVFFLLVLWMYLMILLGNGVLISVIIYDSHLHTPMYFFLCNLSFLDICYTTSSVPLILDSFLTGRKRVSLSGCMVQMFLSFAMGATECVILGMMALDRYVAICYPLRYPIIMSKGTYVPMAAGSWVAGLVDSVVQTSLTTQLPFCANNVINHFVCEILAILKLACADISINVISMAGSNLILLVIPLLVISISYVFIVATILRIPSTAGKCKAFSTCSAHLTVVIIFYGTIFFMYTKPKSKSSVGTDNQDIVEALISLFYGVMTPMLNPLIYSLRNKDVKTAMKNMLGRKHFSDGI; from the coding sequence ATGGAGAGGACCAATGATTCCCTGTTGACAGAATTTGTCCTGGTGGGGCTTTCTGCACACCCAAAGCtccagacagttttctttttgcTGGTTTTGTGGATGTACCTGATGATCCTGCTGGGAAATGGAGTCCTCATCTCAGTAATCATCTATGATTCTCACTTGCACAcccccatgtatttcttcctctgtaaTCTTTCCTTCCTGGACATTTGCTACACAACTTCCTCTGTCCCACTAATTCTTGACAGCTTCCTGACAGGAAGGAAAAGAGTTTCCCTTTCTGGGTGCATGGTGCAAATGTTTCTCTCCTTTGCCATGGGGGCCACAGAGTGTGTGATTCTAGGCATGATGGCACTtgatcgctatgtggccatctgctaCCCACTGAGATACCCTATCATCATGAGCAAAGGTACCTACGTGCCCATGGCAGCTGGATCCTGGGTTGCTGGGCTTGTGGACTCAGTGGTGCAGACATCTCTCACAACGCAATTACCATTCTGTGCTAACAATGTCATTAACCACTTTGTCTGTGAAATTCTGGCTATCCTAAAACTGGCCTGTGCTGATATTTCAATCAATGTGATCAGTATGGCAGGGTCAAATCTGATTCTTCTGGTTATTCCATTGCtggtaatttccatttcttacGTTTTTATTGTTGCCACTATTCTGAGGATCCCTTCCACCGCAGGAAAATGTaaggccttctccacctgctcagcCCACCTGACAGTGGTGATTATATTCTATGGAACCATCTTCTTCATGTACACAAAGCCCAAGTCTAAAAGCTCTGTTGGTACAGATAATCAAGACATCGTTGAGGCCCTCATCTCCCTCTTCTATGGAGTGATGACCCCCATGCTCAATCCTCTCATCTATAGTCTGAGGAACAAGGATGTAAAGACTGCGATGAAGAACATGCTGGGTAGGAAACACTTCTCTGATGGAATATGA